A region of Silurus meridionalis isolate SWU-2019-XX chromosome 17, ASM1480568v1, whole genome shotgun sequence DNA encodes the following proteins:
- the nppal gene encoding natriuretic peptide A-like has product MTANFCVFCLSSLLLLNSIGAKPLSELQESLKELLEEEQTANEPFLGSEVSESASESERGGGTAERRALSGSAWTVGELDGALAAKENALDRLIGDILSVSKRSRFKKGGLRSCFGVRLERIGSFSGLGC; this is encoded by the exons ATGACCGCCAACTTCTGCGTGTTctgcctctcctctctcctgctTCTGAACTCCATCGGGGCCAAACCGCTCTCCGAATTACAG GAGAGCCTTAAGGAGCTCCTGGAGGAAGAGCAAACCGCCAACGAGCCTTTCCTCGGTTCGGAGGTGTCGGAGTCTGCGTCGGAGTCCGAGCGTGGAGGCGGGACGGCGGAGCGCCGCGCTCTCAGTGGAAGCGCCTGGACCGTCGGGGAACTCGACGGCGCGCTCGCGGCTAAAGAGAACGCGCTGGACCGCCTGATTGGGGACATCCTGTCCGTGTCCAAGCGCAGTCGCTTCAAGAAAGGTGGTTTAAGAAGCTGTTTCGGTGTTAGGCTAGAGCGCATCGGCTCTTTCAGTGGTCTCGGATGCTAG
- the nppa gene encoding natriuretic peptides A: protein MIKGLILVGLLVLLCHELTVQAHELSRHSSASSMGKLKNLLQQLEEALVAEEDTEGAVDYEDRNIAVSQSQVSPGRENQAAAPAEDSNTDEGLEMQRKRLMDLLLSTRSKSFSGCFGGRLDRIGSSSSLGCNSMKG, encoded by the exons ATGATTAAAGGACTTATACTAGTAGGACTTCTGGTCCTGCTCTGTCATGAGCTAACTGTTCAGGCTCATGAGTTGAGTAGGCACAGCTCTGCAAGCAGCATGGGCAAGCTCAAG AATTTGCTCCAGCAGCTTGAAGAAGCCTTGGTAGCCGAAGAAGACACCGAAGGTGCTGTGGATTACGAGGATAGGAACATAGCAGTAAGTCAAAGTCAAGTTTCTCCAGGCAGGGAGAACCAGGCTGCTGCTCCAGCTGAGGACAGCAACACTGACGAGGGACTTGAGATGCAGAGGAAGCGTCTCATGGATCTTCTACTGTCTACAAGGAGCAAGAGCTTCTCCGGCTGCTTTGGAGGACGGTTGGACCGCATCGGCTCCTCCAGCAGCCTCGGTTGCAACTCCATGAAAGGTTAA
- the nppb gene encoding natriuretic peptides B: MAPFYIPSVSFLLLVSLTITSALPMQSMAVTSKDLDDLKLLLSQLEELVPAQTLNPEEEQTVIEEEEVFPQPEVLARDFLSARDLKTVRQDSGSKKYSGCFGRPLDRIGSMSTLGCKTIGRSSPKSK, translated from the exons ATGGCACCATTTTACATTCCATCTGTAAGCTTTTTACTGCTTGTTAGTTTGACTATCACAAGCGCACTCCCGATGCAAAGCATGGCTGTGACCAGCAAAGACCTGGATGACTTGAAG CTTTTGCTTAGCCAACTGGAAGAATTAGTTCCTGCTCAAACACTGAACCCAGAAGAGGAACAAACTGTAATTGAGGAAGAGGAAGTTTTTCCACAGCCTGAGGTGCTTGCAAGGGACTTCCTCTCAGCCCGGGATCTGAAGACGGTTCGCCAGGACTCAGGCTCAAAGAAGTACTCAGGATGTTTTGGTCGCCCACTGGACCGTATCGGCTCTATGTCCACACTGGGCTGCAAAACTATCGGACGTAGCA gtcCAAAGAGTAAATGA